In Leptolyngbya sp. CCY15150, one DNA window encodes the following:
- a CDS encoding glycosyltransferase family 4 protein has product MRILHILNHVRQTGNGIVNVAIDLACLQADANHQVCVASIGGSYEDLLSHYDVQHIPLDQTRSPLCLLKAVWNYIQLIRRFKPDIVHAHMMTGVVLAHVLKWSGSYALVATVHNEFQRSSILMGLGDRVIAVSHAVARAMALRGIAPHKLKVVWNGTLGSPRTLPIQDYTPADLQHPAIVTVCGMTARKGIADLIMAFEQVGNLFADAHLYLVGDGGDRPQFEQQAQATSVSDRIHFEGFQRHPQTYCRAADIFVLASHDEPFGLVLSEAREAGCAIVASQVGGIPEVLEQGRAGLLVPPGSPDALASALVQLLTEDGLISRLRSQTVQNLDWLRVEDMHRKTLGVYEELIE; this is encoded by the coding sequence ATGCGTATTCTCCATATTCTGAACCATGTTCGGCAAACAGGAAACGGCATTGTCAATGTTGCGATAGATTTGGCTTGCCTGCAAGCTGATGCCAATCATCAGGTCTGTGTTGCCTCTATTGGCGGCAGCTATGAGGATCTTCTAAGCCATTATGATGTGCAGCATATTCCCCTAGATCAGACGCGATCGCCCCTCTGTTTGCTCAAAGCCGTTTGGAACTACATTCAGCTCATTCGTAGATTTAAGCCCGATATTGTTCATGCCCATATGATGACCGGTGTTGTTTTGGCCCATGTCCTCAAGTGGTCTGGATCCTATGCACTGGTTGCTACAGTTCACAATGAGTTTCAGCGCAGTTCTATCCTCATGGGTTTGGGCGATCGCGTGATTGCGGTGAGTCATGCGGTAGCTCGGGCGATGGCGCTGCGTGGCATTGCTCCCCATAAGCTCAAAGTAGTGTGGAATGGCACCTTGGGGAGCCCTCGCACGTTGCCCATTCAGGACTATACACCGGCGGATCTCCAGCATCCGGCCATCGTGACCGTATGTGGGATGACGGCACGCAAGGGGATTGCGGATTTAATTATGGCGTTTGAGCAGGTGGGCAACCTGTTTGCTGATGCCCATTTGTATTTGGTGGGTGATGGGGGCGATCGCCCCCAGTTTGAACAGCAGGCCCAAGCCACCAGCGTCAGCGATCGCATTCATTTTGAAGGGTTTCAGCGTCATCCTCAGACCTATTGTCGGGCAGCGGATATTTTTGTGTTGGCGTCCCATGATGAACCTTTTGGCCTGGTATTATCAGAGGCACGGGAGGCGGGCTGTGCGATTGTGGCCAGCCAGGTGGGAGGAATTCCTGAGGTGTTAGAACAGGGAAGAGCTGGACTGTTAGTTCCCCCTGGATCCCCGGACGCTCTAGCCTCGGCCCTAGTGCAGTTGTTGACAGAGGATGGTTTGATATCCCGACTGCGATCGCAGACTGTTCAGAATCTTGACTGGTTACGGGTGGAGGATATGCACCGGAAAACACTAGGGGTTTATGAGGAGCTAATTGAGTAA
- a CDS encoding O-antigen ligase domain-containing protein encodes MTLLGCIAGAGSLMRLAFPAGSLLVAIYLYIFHPIFYINFNWWIWCFTPLLRRLGDYYRGQYDESSLMLTAPYLVTFICVLTLFRHFPRVHRTGDIPFIMAMGAVFFAFLVGALNNPVTTVIRTFLDWMPPLLFGLHLSVHWRLYPEIRKTTQTAFLWITLLTGGYGVYQYMVAPLWDNYWLVNVGNVSFGLPEAQQIRVWSTMNSPPSFGCVMMATLLMLFVCKGFLRVPAAAVGYLAFLLSLVRAAWAGWAVGLLTLVFSLKSTLQIRLFATIVALSLFVVPLTFIEPFSVVISDRMESMTNVQDDSSYEARAETYNKNLGVALSGFLGKGLGSTWTVKPNGQIERVALDSGILDTFFTLGWYGGLPYILGMLMLLFNQFRGPEGREDPFAAAARAITVSFLAILSLGPFMVGLSGMVMWGFLGIGMAARKHYLFQRSKLP; translated from the coding sequence ATGACCCTTCTTGGATGCATTGCCGGGGCGGGTTCCTTGATGCGTTTAGCCTTTCCGGCTGGCTCCTTGCTAGTCGCTATTTATCTCTATATCTTTCATCCGATCTTTTACATCAATTTTAACTGGTGGATCTGGTGTTTTACGCCCCTCCTGCGTCGTTTGGGTGATTACTATCGCGGGCAGTATGACGAATCTAGCCTCATGCTGACAGCACCCTACCTCGTCACGTTTATTTGCGTTTTAACCCTCTTTCGCCACTTTCCTCGGGTACATCGCACGGGCGATATTCCGTTCATTATGGCGATGGGGGCTGTGTTCTTTGCCTTTTTGGTGGGTGCTCTCAATAATCCCGTCACGACTGTCATACGAACGTTTTTAGACTGGATGCCACCGCTCTTGTTTGGGCTGCATCTTTCCGTGCATTGGCGGCTGTATCCAGAGATTCGTAAAACGACTCAAACCGCGTTTCTCTGGATCACGCTGTTGACTGGTGGCTACGGTGTCTATCAATATATGGTGGCACCGCTGTGGGATAACTATTGGCTGGTGAATGTGGGCAATGTCTCTTTTGGGTTGCCGGAAGCGCAACAGATTCGGGTATGGAGCACTATGAATTCACCACCGTCTTTTGGCTGCGTGATGATGGCCACGTTGCTGATGCTGTTTGTCTGCAAAGGTTTCCTGCGGGTGCCAGCGGCGGCGGTGGGGTATTTGGCATTCTTGCTATCCCTTGTGCGGGCAGCTTGGGCCGGCTGGGCGGTTGGCCTGCTTACCCTGGTGTTCTCCCTCAAGTCAACTCTGCAAATTCGTTTGTTCGCCACTATTGTGGCTTTGTCTCTTTTTGTGGTGCCCTTGACGTTTATTGAACCCTTCTCGGTGGTGATCAGCGATCGCATGGAAAGCATGACCAATGTACAGGACGACTCTAGCTACGAGGCCCGTGCCGAAACGTACAATAAAAATCTAGGGGTAGCTCTATCAGGATTCTTGGGGAAGGGATTGGGCAGTACTTGGACGGTGAAGCCTAATGGACAGATTGAACGGGTTGCTCTAGACAGCGGTATTCTAGATACCTTTTTTACCCTAGGCTGGTACGGAGGCTTACCCTATATTCTGGGTATGTTGATGCTCCTGTTTAATCAATTCCGTGGCCCGGAAGGACGAGAAGATCCCTTTGCGGCGGCAGCTCGAGCGATTACCGTTAGCTTCTTGGCAATTCTGTCCCTCGGGCCGTTTATGGTGGGGTTGTCAGGCATGGTCATGTGGGGATTTTTAGGGATCGGTATGGCGGCGCGTAAACATTATTTATTTCAACGATCGAAGCTGCCGTGA
- a CDS encoding glycosyltransferase family 2 protein: MLKITVLVPSYHRPDDLRRCLQALTQQARSPDEVVVVVRDSDTETQAVVKDFPQESLPLRWVAVAMPGQVAALNTGLEAAQGDIIAITDDDAAPRPQWLERIESHFAADERVGGVGGRDWLYLGGTDLEEGESAVVGRVQWFGRVVGRHNLGVGEPRDVEVLKGANMSYRKTAIAHQRFDSRLLGSGAQVHNDLAFSLAVKRAGWRLIYDPAADIDHYQAKRFDEDQRDQFNAIAFFNAVHNETVALLDYLPPLRRLVFLMWAVLVGTRKAFGIAQWCRFLPKEGSFAGQKWWLSMQGRWQGWQTWRRGKGDRSQAVEPKAIASS; this comes from the coding sequence GTGTTAAAAATCACAGTTTTGGTTCCAAGCTATCATCGTCCTGATGATCTGCGTCGATGTTTGCAGGCCTTGACCCAGCAGGCGCGATCGCCCGATGAGGTGGTGGTGGTGGTACGCGATTCTGATACCGAAACCCAAGCTGTTGTGAAAGATTTCCCTCAGGAGAGCTTGCCTCTACGCTGGGTTGCGGTGGCGATGCCGGGGCAGGTGGCGGCGCTGAATACAGGTCTAGAAGCAGCTCAAGGTGACATTATTGCCATCACCGATGACGACGCTGCACCACGCCCCCAGTGGCTAGAGCGGATCGAGTCGCACTTTGCTGCCGATGAGCGCGTGGGCGGCGTGGGTGGGCGCGATTGGCTCTACCTTGGCGGTACGGATCTGGAGGAAGGGGAGAGTGCTGTGGTGGGCCGGGTGCAGTGGTTTGGGCGAGTGGTGGGCCGCCATAATCTAGGCGTAGGTGAACCCAGGGATGTGGAGGTGCTGAAGGGAGCCAATATGAGCTACCGCAAGACGGCGATCGCCCACCAGCGTTTTGACAGCCGCCTTCTTGGCAGTGGTGCCCAGGTGCATAATGACCTAGCCTTTAGCCTAGCTGTAAAGCGCGCCGGCTGGCGGCTCATCTACGATCCAGCGGCAGACATTGACCATTATCAAGCCAAGCGATTCGATGAAGATCAACGGGATCAGTTCAACGCGATCGCTTTTTTTAATGCCGTGCATAATGAAACCGTAGCCTTGCTCGACTATTTGCCACCCTTGCGCCGCCTCGTTTTTCTGATGTGGGCGGTTTTAGTGGGAACGCGCAAGGCCTTCGGCATCGCTCAATGGTGTCGCTTCTTGCCCAAGGAAGGAAGCTTTGCCGGACAAAAATGGTGGCTTTCTATGCAAGGGCGCTGGCAGGGTTGGCAAACCTGGCGGCGGGGCAAGGGCGATCGCTCCCAGGCGGTGGAGCCAAAAGCGATCGCGTCGTCCTAA
- a CDS encoding glycosyltransferase, which translates to MKITACITTMNRPQELDECLKGLWSSAYLPYAVVVSDNSTDPEVQRSNQEVVQRYAQTVYLEGPHTGVTANRNNALHAAPQDSDRIIFLADDIQVSPNFFERAVQCYQNLPPGLDEKTILTGDNRNEFSPPDIGPLGVNFRGYFCPWKPGIPQVVNLYASLFPKKFLDQEEWDEQIFLGQEDIELSLRALRCGYQIIYEPTLKVFDTRFQKTTLPSAEQGKMQSYEIYVAASRLYIGIKRYKHLFPDPIKLLIFRVVYYLHMTLYLLRRKSLQSWPDIIKISNVNRL; encoded by the coding sequence ATGAAAATCACCGCTTGCATCACCACCATGAATCGTCCGCAGGAGCTGGATGAATGTCTAAAAGGATTATGGTCGTCAGCCTACCTGCCCTATGCCGTTGTGGTTTCAGATAACTCAACGGATCCGGAGGTACAGCGGAGCAATCAAGAGGTCGTGCAGCGCTATGCCCAGACGGTTTATCTAGAAGGCCCCCACACCGGTGTAACGGCTAATCGCAATAATGCTCTCCATGCTGCCCCTCAGGATAGCGATCGCATCATTTTTCTGGCGGACGATATTCAGGTGTCACCTAACTTTTTTGAGCGGGCAGTACAATGTTACCAAAACCTTCCTCCCGGTCTAGATGAGAAAACTATTCTTACCGGAGACAACCGCAATGAATTTAGCCCACCGGATATCGGCCCCCTAGGCGTCAACTTTCGCGGCTATTTTTGCCCTTGGAAGCCAGGCATTCCTCAGGTGGTGAATCTCTATGCCAGTCTCTTTCCTAAGAAGTTTTTAGATCAGGAAGAGTGGGACGAACAGATTTTTCTGGGGCAGGAAGATATTGAACTCTCGCTGCGGGCGCTGCGCTGCGGCTACCAAATTATCTATGAACCCACCCTGAAGGTCTTTGATACACGCTTCCAAAAAACGACCTTGCCCTCTGCAGAACAGGGCAAGATGCAAAGCTATGAAATCTATGTGGCCGCCAGCCGTCTTTATATCGGCATCAAGCGCTATAAGCATCTCTTTCCTGATCCGATCAAGCTCTTGATCTTTCGCGTTGTGTATTATTTGCACATGACGCTCTATTTACTGCGTCGCAAGTCTCTGCAGTCATGGCCCGACATTATCAAGATCTCTAATGTGAACAGGCTATGA
- a CDS encoding glycosyltransferase family 2 protein, translating to MPDHDLESEPLVSVIIPTYNRPDYLKDALKSALQQTYRNIEIIVSDNASPDNPQPWIEALNDPRIQVYRQEQNVGMFANVQSAFLRAKGKYMASLLDDDAWEPDFLDKLVPPLERYPSVAIAFCDHYMVSATGEIDVAATEACSRANNRHDLPEGLYYPMAEYGLINGAISPAMAGLIRRDAVDWSQIPAEADVLWDMYVNYVCCRDDWGSYYCPEKLTRVREHAQSETQQSGTRNVQAKLRKGRAQIFCFNTLLADDRLKTYHPIFRQRWAHANTTLGIGLIRDRKPAEARPYLWRSLRSQFKMRTFVALVVSYLPYALARRF from the coding sequence ATGCCAGACCATGACTTAGAATCAGAACCGCTTGTTAGTGTCATTATTCCTACCTATAACCGTCCTGACTATTTGAAAGATGCGCTGAAAAGTGCTTTGCAACAAACCTATCGAAATATTGAGATTATTGTTTCAGATAATGCGAGTCCAGACAATCCTCAGCCCTGGATTGAGGCCTTGAATGATCCAAGAATTCAGGTCTATCGGCAAGAGCAAAATGTAGGTATGTTTGCCAATGTGCAAAGTGCATTCCTGCGGGCTAAGGGTAAATATATGGCTAGTCTGTTGGATGATGATGCCTGGGAGCCAGACTTTTTAGACAAGTTAGTGCCTCCCTTAGAGCGCTATCCCAGTGTGGCGATCGCTTTTTGTGATCACTATATGGTCAGCGCTACGGGGGAGATTGATGTAGCAGCCACAGAAGCCTGCTCCCGCGCCAATAATCGCCATGATTTACCGGAAGGGTTGTACTATCCCATGGCTGAGTATGGCTTGATTAATGGCGCTATTTCGCCTGCCATGGCGGGATTGATACGGCGAGACGCGGTGGACTGGAGCCAAATTCCGGCAGAAGCGGATGTTCTGTGGGACATGTACGTGAACTATGTATGCTGTCGGGATGACTGGGGCAGCTATTACTGTCCAGAAAAGCTTACTCGCGTCCGAGAGCATGCTCAATCGGAAACGCAGCAAAGCGGGACGCGAAATGTGCAGGCGAAGCTGCGCAAAGGTCGTGCCCAGATTTTTTGCTTCAACACCTTGCTGGCAGACGATCGCCTCAAGACCTACCATCCTATCTTTCGGCAGCGCTGGGCCCATGCCAACACCACCTTAGGTATTGGACTGATTCGCGATCGCAAACCCGCGGAGGCTCGTCCCTACCTGTGGCGATCGCTGCGTAGCCAGTTTAAGATGCGTACATTCGTCGCGCTTGTGGTGAGCTATCTACCCTATGCCCTAGCCCGTCGATTTTAA
- a CDS encoding acyltransferase: MTTTLTGSIPDLFGGARVRSLVYSTILKKLGASTYIQSGVELLGGWAITLESSVSLFNGVRIDARGPDNEVYIGSDTSLQRGVEIRALKRSRVHLGQRVFIGSCTYLAGPGNIEIGDNCSIAAHCGIFANQHKFDDPTLGPNDQGLTWQGIVIEKNCWIGHGVSILDGVTIGEGSVIGAGAVVTQTIPSYSIAVGVPAKVIKRRDVTHEPVDN, translated from the coding sequence TTGACGACGACCCTAACAGGATCTATCCCTGATTTATTTGGGGGGGCAAGGGTGCGATCGCTGGTTTACTCAACCATCCTTAAAAAGTTAGGAGCGTCAACCTATATCCAATCTGGGGTGGAGCTTCTCGGTGGCTGGGCTATTACCCTAGAGTCGTCGGTCAGTCTTTTCAACGGTGTGCGCATCGATGCGAGAGGCCCTGACAATGAGGTTTATATTGGCAGTGATACTTCACTGCAGCGCGGTGTGGAAATTCGGGCCTTGAAGCGCAGTCGAGTGCATCTTGGTCAACGAGTGTTTATTGGTTCCTGTACCTATTTAGCGGGGCCAGGAAATATTGAGATTGGTGATAACTGTTCGATCGCTGCTCACTGCGGAATATTTGCCAATCAGCACAAGTTTGATGATCCTACCCTGGGACCCAATGATCAAGGGTTGACCTGGCAAGGGATTGTCATTGAGAAAAACTGCTGGATTGGTCATGGAGTTTCTATCTTAGACGGGGTCACGATTGGTGAGGGCAGCGTGATTGGGGCTGGCGCTGTGGTCACCCAAACCATCCCCAGCTACTCCATTGCCGTGGGGGTGCCAGCCAAGGTCATCAAGCGGCGAGACGTTACGCATGAGCCGGTGGACAACTAA
- a CDS encoding DapH/DapD/GlmU-related protein, protein MDLTKLKDLNSLAGLIQKYGHEYLLTGLFSHLPTPIGAIIRNGVYRTLFPKLGDSVYIRPDVQFIGTRYIKIGDRVQIEKGAFIKSNSNPICFEQGVHIERGVNITAFGNYYHSDGITIGESTLVGPYVCMAGPGFIKIGTKCLLASHVSIYANNHVFEDLEQPIVDQPLDYKGIVIEDNCWLGTGVRVVDGVTIGHGSVIGAGAVVTRDIPPYSVAVGVPAKVIKTRQ, encoded by the coding sequence ATGGATCTTACCAAGCTTAAAGATCTCAATAGCTTGGCGGGACTGATTCAGAAATATGGCCACGAATACTTACTAACTGGCTTATTCAGTCATCTGCCAACTCCTATTGGGGCAATTATTCGCAATGGCGTTTATCGCACCCTATTCCCAAAACTTGGGGATTCGGTTTATATTCGCCCGGATGTCCAATTTATTGGCACGCGTTACATCAAGATTGGCGATCGCGTTCAGATTGAAAAAGGAGCGTTTATTAAAAGCAACAGCAACCCTATCTGTTTTGAACAGGGGGTGCATATTGAGCGGGGCGTGAACATAACTGCTTTCGGTAATTATTACCATTCTGATGGAATCACCATTGGCGAGAGTACCTTGGTTGGCCCCTATGTCTGTATGGCGGGCCCTGGCTTTATTAAAATCGGCACCAAGTGCTTACTTGCTTCCCATGTTTCCATCTATGCCAACAATCATGTCTTTGAAGATTTAGAGCAACCGATTGTAGACCAACCCTTAGATTACAAAGGCATTGTCATTGAAGATAATTGCTGGCTAGGGACAGGGGTACGAGTGGTGGATGGGGTCACGATTGGTCATGGCAGTGTCATTGGGGCTGGTGCCGTGGTGACGCGTGATATTCCTCCCTACTCCGTGGCTGTTGGCGTTCCGGCCAAGGTCATTAAGACACGTCAATAG
- a CDS encoding GMC family oxidoreductase encodes MLVDALTLPQDTVLETELCIVGAGPAGIAIAREFIGQPTSVCLLESGGLEPRADLEQLCETETIGQPCSIGPETRCRKFGGTSNFWCINIGGGQWGVRLAPLSAIDFEQRDWIAHSGWPFDRAALDPYYERAQKVCCAGPFAYEAEDWTTERSPVLPLDPETWRTHIYQFGLRDVYAHEYRQEIQQSPTITAYIHANVLELETDDLGQHVTSVRVAASTGSTFQVKAKTFILAAGGIESAQLLLLSNRVQRAGLGNAHDLVGRFFMDHPKVYLGSWIPSRPRLIHQALLYDMRRVHASPIMGALTLSDKIAQQEHLLAISAMLFPRSKPYQAQATYALKTLLYELTQADGDSPAVGKVAFLKRIIKHLLTGRRCPDDIWKRVVAIASGLDYILPATYRTLKNKQPAMTGLGRGGWSADQQAHRWFHDFEVLCMVEQEPDPSNRIILGAQRDPFGRLKPQLHWRLSDQMIQSILRSQDSLADAIAKAHLGELQILRDRDNLPVFESLGSHHHMGTTRMHPDPRQGVVDETCRVHGVDNLYIASSAVFPTGGHANPTLTIVALAYCGPRLASG; translated from the coding sequence ATGCTAGTTGATGCGTTAACGCTTCCGCAGGATACGGTTCTTGAGACGGAACTTTGTATTGTAGGCGCTGGGCCAGCGGGGATTGCGATCGCCCGTGAGTTTATCGGGCAACCTACATCTGTTTGTCTATTGGAAAGTGGTGGGTTAGAGCCCCGTGCCGATCTGGAGCAACTCTGTGAAACAGAAACCATTGGCCAACCCTGTTCTATTGGCCCAGAAACTCGATGCCGTAAGTTTGGGGGAACATCTAATTTCTGGTGCATTAATATTGGAGGCGGTCAATGGGGTGTACGCTTAGCGCCTTTATCGGCGATTGATTTTGAGCAGCGAGACTGGATAGCCCATAGCGGTTGGCCGTTCGACCGAGCTGCGTTAGATCCCTACTATGAACGTGCGCAGAAGGTGTGCTGTGCTGGCCCCTTTGCCTACGAAGCTGAAGACTGGACGACGGAGCGATCGCCTGTTCTGCCCCTAGATCCAGAGACGTGGCGAACTCATATCTATCAGTTTGGGTTGCGTGATGTGTATGCCCATGAGTATCGCCAGGAGATTCAGCAGTCTCCCACCATTACGGCCTATATCCATGCCAATGTTTTAGAACTAGAAACCGATGATTTGGGCCAGCATGTCACCAGCGTGAGAGTGGCAGCATCGACGGGATCTACGTTTCAGGTGAAGGCTAAGACGTTTATCCTAGCTGCGGGAGGAATTGAAAGCGCTCAGCTCTTACTCCTCTCCAATCGTGTGCAGCGGGCAGGGCTGGGGAATGCCCATGACCTAGTGGGTCGATTCTTTATGGATCACCCTAAGGTGTACCTTGGCTCTTGGATTCCCTCCCGTCCGAGACTGATTCACCAAGCCCTACTCTATGATATGAGACGTGTGCATGCATCGCCTATCATGGGAGCGCTTACCCTATCGGATAAAATAGCTCAGCAAGAGCACCTCTTGGCTATCAGCGCCATGCTGTTTCCACGATCTAAGCCTTACCAAGCCCAGGCTACCTATGCACTAAAAACATTGCTTTACGAGCTAACGCAGGCGGATGGGGATAGTCCGGCAGTGGGGAAAGTAGCTTTCTTAAAGCGAATCATCAAACATCTTTTGACGGGGCGACGCTGCCCGGATGATATCTGGAAGCGTGTCGTCGCGATCGCATCCGGATTAGACTACATTCTACCTGCTACCTATCGAACCCTGAAAAATAAGCAACCTGCTATGACCGGATTGGGGCGAGGCGGGTGGTCGGCCGATCAACAGGCCCATCGCTGGTTTCATGATTTTGAAGTGCTCTGTATGGTTGAACAAGAGCCCGATCCATCCAATCGCATCATCCTCGGTGCCCAGCGGGATCCATTTGGGCGCTTGAAGCCTCAGCTCCATTGGCGTCTATCTGATCAGATGATTCAAAGCATTCTGCGATCGCAGGACAGCTTAGCAGATGCTATTGCCAAGGCTCATCTAGGTGAGCTTCAGATATTGCGAGATAGAGATAATTTACCTGTCTTCGAAAGCTTAGGCTCCCACCACCATATGGGCACCACACGCATGCACCCTGATCCCAGGCAGGGGGTCGTGGATGAAACCTGCCGAGTTCATGGCGTTGACAATCTATATATTGCTAGCAGCGCTGTTTTCCCAACCGGCGGACATGCTAACCCAACCCTGACGATTGTGGCCCTCGCCTATTGTGGCCCTCGCCTTGCGTCTGGCTGA
- a CDS encoding glycosyltransferase — protein MPMNFPEKRTLIISLRKLKYHVSRAAIYEFEDVISACDSVDLLELDYHPEFFKVTNNLSNQALHFSKISQYLNPLPGRKIEIKKEYEVLFFFSQSIKDILALNSVKGWRSKCKFAICWMDEIWEKDIEKYRNHLNLLDQFDAIFMNFSSSLDEVQKLLKRPCYPIHYGVDALAFTHPQVPTRSIDMLSVGRRSSITHESMVELADTGDFFYVYDTLNGLNMKYYKYHRSLYKNLLKRSNFVLVNKAKFDLLGTSNPQEEVGPRFFEGAASGAIMLGYAPVCQPFQENFDWPDAVIDIPFDCPNIGEVLQDLRSQTERLESIRRNSMVNALLRHDWVYRWEYILTTCGLDSLPILSKRKAQLQEVSQGLNPLHESWVEN, from the coding sequence ATGCCAATGAATTTTCCAGAAAAGCGAACACTCATTATTTCTCTGCGCAAGTTGAAATATCATGTCTCAAGGGCAGCAATTTACGAATTTGAAGATGTCATCTCTGCCTGCGACTCTGTTGACTTGCTAGAGCTTGACTATCATCCAGAATTCTTTAAGGTGACTAATAATCTATCTAATCAAGCTCTGCATTTCTCGAAAATTAGTCAATATTTAAATCCTTTGCCAGGACGCAAGATTGAAATCAAAAAAGAGTATGAAGTCCTATTCTTTTTTAGTCAGTCGATTAAGGATATCCTGGCTCTAAACTCAGTCAAAGGATGGCGTTCAAAATGCAAGTTTGCAATTTGCTGGATGGATGAAATATGGGAGAAAGATATTGAGAAATATCGAAATCATCTGAATCTATTAGATCAGTTTGATGCGATTTTTATGAACTTTTCCTCTAGCTTAGATGAAGTTCAGAAGCTGCTGAAAAGACCATGCTATCCCATTCATTATGGCGTTGATGCACTGGCTTTTACCCATCCTCAAGTGCCGACTAGAAGCATTGATATGCTTAGTGTAGGTAGGCGTTCTAGTATTACTCATGAGTCTATGGTAGAGCTCGCTGATACTGGAGATTTTTTCTATGTCTATGATACTCTTAATGGACTGAATATGAAGTACTATAAGTATCATCGAAGCTTATATAAAAATCTATTAAAGAGAAGTAATTTTGTATTAGTTAATAAAGCAAAATTTGACTTGCTCGGAACGTCTAACCCCCAAGAAGAGGTTGGGCCTCGGTTCTTTGAAGGAGCAGCAAGTGGGGCAATTATGTTAGGCTATGCGCCTGTTTGTCAGCCATTTCAAGAAAACTTTGATTGGCCAGATGCTGTAATCGATATTCCTTTTGACTGTCCCAATATTGGTGAAGTTCTACAAGATCTAAGATCGCAGACTGAGCGGTTGGAATCTATTCGCCGAAACAGCATGGTTAATGCTCTGCTGCGACATGATTGGGTATATCGCTGGGAATACATTTTAACGACCTGTGGATTAGATTCCCTGCCGATTCTGTCAAAGCGCAAAGCTCAGTTACAGGAAGTCAGCCAAGGTTTGAATCCTCTCCATGAATCCTGGGTAGAAAATTAG
- a CDS encoding glycosyltransferase family 2 protein encodes MQRLLTISIPTYNRAVFLDHQLAWLFKAIQGFEDQCEIFVSDNCSTDHTPQIIQQWQDRFQTTPFRWNRNDENVGLMNNIGCCIRAAAGKFVWVIGDDDPINEKAIAYIIQTLSESSDLTWLNLNFSCRDGINNTLIFERCYPVESDYVDSNGRAVFEACLRHNNSGVGVMTAQVYRTTLVQQALAAWPDLTNGEAQVYWTGFCAFHGSVKISPDTYLEYIAGTASWMRDKKQLIRMHYTYLPEVYAKISEVGYSKDFCRSLVINHFLRNNWRVFLGAIRRWPMLTLQVMSRYLLLVYRVCLYSNWRFTKFL; translated from the coding sequence ATGCAAAGATTGTTGACAATTAGCATTCCCACTTACAACCGAGCTGTTTTCCTGGATCATCAACTTGCATGGTTATTCAAAGCAATTCAAGGCTTTGAAGACCAATGTGAAATTTTCGTCTCTGATAACTGCTCCACGGATCATACCCCTCAGATTATTCAGCAGTGGCAAGACCGATTCCAAACGACACCATTTCGATGGAATCGTAACGATGAAAACGTTGGTCTCATGAACAACATTGGCTGCTGTATTCGAGCAGCCGCAGGGAAGTTTGTATGGGTGATTGGTGATGATGATCCTATTAACGAAAAAGCGATCGCCTACATCATCCAAACCCTGTCTGAAAGCTCTGATCTAACATGGCTAAATCTTAATTTTTCCTGTCGCGATGGCATCAACAATACTCTCATCTTCGAGCGTTGCTATCCAGTAGAGTCTGATTATGTCGATTCTAACGGCAGAGCCGTCTTTGAAGCCTGCCTACGCCACAACAACTCTGGTGTAGGCGTGATGACAGCCCAAGTCTATCGCACAACTCTTGTACAGCAAGCGCTTGCAGCCTGGCCAGACCTTACCAATGGTGAAGCCCAGGTCTATTGGACAGGATTTTGTGCGTTTCACGGCAGTGTCAAAATCTCTCCCGACACCTATCTAGAATATATAGCGGGTACTGCTTCTTGGATGAGAGATAAAAAGCAGTTGATACGAATGCACTATACCTATCTACCTGAAGTCTATGCCAAGATTTCGGAAGTCGGCTATTCCAAAGACTTTTGTCGTAGTTTAGTGATCAACCACTTCTTAAGAAATAACTGGAGAGTCTTCCTCGGAGCTATAAGACGATGGCCCATGCTGACTCTGCAAGTCATGAGCCGCTATCTCTTGCTAGTCTATCGAGTTTGTTTGTATTCTAATTGGCGTTTTACAAAATTTCTCTAA